From Streptomyces sp. NBC_00370, a single genomic window includes:
- a CDS encoding STAS domain-containing protein, with product MPQPQLTVRRHDSTDRTLLTLSGEIDLDMAALVSESVQGCLNDGVLTVDIDLSDVTFCDCSGLNSFLLAALNVTEAGGVLRLCRPQPLTYRVIELTGCEFLLGGLPFARPAAHVPSPRDPAWHAAAGC from the coding sequence ATGCCGCAACCCCAACTGACTGTCCGTCGACACGACAGTACGGACCGGACGTTGCTTACTCTGTCCGGAGAAATCGATCTGGACATGGCCGCGTTGGTAAGCGAGTCGGTCCAGGGGTGCCTGAACGACGGCGTGCTGACCGTCGACATCGATCTGTCCGACGTCACCTTCTGCGACTGCAGCGGGCTCAACTCGTTCCTGCTCGCAGCGCTCAACGTCACCGAAGCCGGTGGTGTCCTGAGGCTTTGTCGTCCACAGCCGCTGACGTACCGGGTCATCGAACTGACGGGCTGTGAATTCCTGCTCGGCGGGCTGCCGTTCGCCCGTCCGGCCGCGCACGTGCCGTCACCCCGTGACCCCGCGTGGCACGCGGCGGCGGGCTGCTGA
- the ddaH gene encoding dimethylargininase produces the protein MALTHNVVRTIAREEPTLPREASPRRYLMCPPAHFRVTYSINPWMDPAKPVDLPLALAQWEDLRDRYLALGHSVSLLEPRPELPDMVFAANGATVIDGRVLGARFAYEERVREAEIHLEWFRSRGYADVREPAHINEGEGDFAVTGSYVLAGRGFRSSPLSHSEAQEFFGRPVIGLDLVDPRYYHLDTALCVLDEAADEIMYYPGAFSPGSRAVLARLFPGALIAAEEDAAALGLNAVSDGRHVLLPQAAVGLYEPLRERGFEPIGIDLGELLKGGGSVKCCTQELRG, from the coding sequence ATGGCTCTCACGCACAATGTCGTGCGCACCATCGCTCGTGAGGAGCCCACATTGCCTCGTGAAGCCTCGCCCCGCCGGTACCTGATGTGCCCGCCGGCCCACTTCAGGGTGACGTATTCGATCAATCCCTGGATGGACCCGGCCAAGCCGGTGGACCTGCCGCTCGCCCTCGCCCAGTGGGAGGACCTGCGCGACCGCTATCTGGCCCTCGGCCACTCCGTTTCCCTGCTGGAGCCCCGCCCCGAACTGCCCGACATGGTGTTCGCGGCGAACGGCGCCACCGTCATCGACGGGCGCGTGCTCGGTGCCCGCTTCGCCTACGAGGAGCGCGTACGGGAGGCCGAGATCCATCTGGAGTGGTTCCGCTCCCGCGGCTACGCCGACGTACGCGAACCCGCGCACATCAACGAGGGCGAGGGCGACTTCGCCGTGACCGGCTCGTACGTGCTGGCGGGGCGCGGCTTCCGGTCGAGTCCGCTGTCGCACAGCGAGGCCCAGGAGTTCTTCGGGCGGCCGGTGATCGGGCTCGATCTCGTCGATCCGCGCTACTACCACCTGGACACCGCGCTGTGCGTGCTGGACGAGGCGGCGGACGAGATCATGTACTACCCCGGCGCCTTCTCACCGGGCAGCAGGGCCGTGCTCGCCCGGCTCTTCCCCGGCGCGCTGATCGCGGCGGAGGAGGACGCGGCGGCGCTCGGTCTGAACGCGGTCAGTGACGGACGTCACGTACTGCTGCCGCAGGCGGCCGTCGGACTGTACGAGCCGCTGCGGGAGCGCGGCTTCGAGCCGATCGGCATCGATCTGGGTGAGCTGCTCAAGGGCGGCGGCAGCGTGAAGTGCTGCACGCAGGAGCTGCGGGGCTGA